Proteins from a single region of Paenibacillus sp. BIHB 4019:
- a CDS encoding YIP1 family protein, with product MNSELYKYPFYLIMHPFNGYWELKYDRSQKANIVISFVILFLLALTNIMQSQYSGFVVNLVNPNGMNSFMEILYVVVPVLFWCVANWSLTTLMDGEGKFVDIFTSTCFALIPLVIIHFPWIWLSNLISLQETAFYHFSSSIAMIWCMFLLFVGNMTVHQYTPSKTIGTIILTIAAMGFMAFLSLLFFSLIQQMLAFISVIYQEMVLRS from the coding sequence TTGAACAGTGAGCTGTATAAATACCCTTTCTATCTCATTATGCATCCCTTTAATGGCTACTGGGAGCTGAAATATGACCGTAGCCAAAAGGCGAACATCGTCATTTCTTTTGTGATTTTGTTTTTGCTGGCCTTGACCAATATTATGCAGAGCCAGTACAGCGGGTTTGTGGTCAATCTCGTTAACCCAAATGGAATGAACAGCTTTATGGAGATTTTGTATGTCGTTGTTCCCGTATTGTTTTGGTGCGTGGCCAATTGGTCGCTGACGACGTTAATGGATGGGGAAGGGAAATTTGTCGACATCTTTACTTCAACATGCTTTGCTTTAATTCCGCTCGTTATCATTCATTTTCCATGGATCTGGTTGAGTAATTTGATTTCGCTTCAGGAGACGGCGTTTTATCATTTTTCCAGCAGCATCGCCATGATATGGTGCATGTTTCTGCTCTTTGTCGGCAATATGACGGTTCATCAATATACGCCGTCCAAGACGATTGGGACCATCATTTTGACTATTGCAGCTATGGGATTCATGGCCTTCTTAAGCTTATTGTTCTTTAGTTTAATTCAGCAGATGCTGGCTTTTATATCGGTTATTTATCAAGAAATGGTTTTGAGAAGTTAA
- a CDS encoding DUF5696 domain-containing protein has translation MNIAKNALLIACFLVGIIIAGCSVTPSGNQREEDGQATPVFSQGKALSAAFTDSRVAGMKGVAENDQLRLFVDDQTGAIAVLIKQTGEIWNSNPLDRDSDSLATGVNKDLLSSQIKIDFYNSFGQINSINSYTDSVAHKQINVTEIPSGISVSYQFGTTTKTAEDLPQMLSKARFEALSGKLDKSGRRALLIAYTADTEKAVYARNDSALNGLQLERALAALDEAGYTEAELQEDMAELHFTQEKPAARIFQASIEYTLDADSLVAKIPVSSIRYPDEYPVNTISLLSFFGAGGTDEDGSMFVPDGSGALIHFNNGKTKYPAYQQLVYGADQTIDRTENAAREQKVRLPVFGIIREGGAFLGIIEEGASVATIHADIGGRLNSYNYVYPNFYVINKGTVSLDGNGQQRSLPKFQENPMKSDYTIRYAFLSGKQASYQGMARYYQQYLEKNNGLLKHEADDTTADTPFYLQLVGSISKQKHFVGIPYQALEPLTTFEQAQTIVERLQQRKISDIKLKYAGWFNEGLDHKVPDRVLVDKEIGGSKGMQEFVSFAQSKGISLFPEVAILTALTGEGFNESDDASRTLREVPAMLYPLDLALNRRDITKSPSYVISPRLVVGYTDSMLKGIRDFQTGGLSLQDLADQLNSDFRKNKQIDRTVSEAISGEALDKIRDEKLKVMANGGNAYALPYLSDITHAPLSSSGFKLEDEEIPFYQMVIRGFIEYAGAPYNLSTYTNEKQYVLKNLEYGAGVYFEWIYEPNYKVKDTEYNHLYAVNYKLWIDKASEIYHEVNAVLRSVRNERITAHEKLDEGVYKTVYGNGIYVIVNYNRTQVTVEGRTVEAESYITGGERS, from the coding sequence ATGAATATAGCCAAAAATGCCCTGTTGATCGCATGCTTCCTGGTCGGGATTATCATTGCAGGCTGCTCTGTTACGCCATCTGGCAATCAAAGGGAGGAAGATGGGCAGGCTACGCCGGTATTTTCGCAGGGGAAGGCCTTGAGCGCTGCTTTCACAGACTCTCGTGTCGCCGGTATGAAGGGAGTAGCCGAAAACGACCAGCTGCGGCTATTCGTAGATGATCAGACTGGGGCGATAGCCGTTCTTATCAAACAAACAGGTGAAATATGGAACAGCAACCCGCTTGATCGTGACTCGGATTCGCTCGCTACGGGAGTAAACAAGGATCTATTGTCCTCTCAAATAAAGATTGATTTTTATAACAGCTTTGGCCAGATCAACTCTATCAATTCCTATACAGACAGTGTTGCCCATAAGCAGATCAATGTCACCGAAATTCCAAGTGGGATCAGTGTGTCTTATCAATTTGGTACGACCACAAAAACGGCAGAGGATTTACCCCAAATGTTAAGCAAGGCCCGTTTCGAGGCATTGTCGGGCAAGCTGGACAAATCGGGGAGAAGAGCATTGCTCATCGCTTATACAGCGGATACGGAAAAAGCGGTATATGCAAGAAATGACAGCGCATTGAATGGGCTTCAATTGGAGCGGGCGCTCGCTGCATTGGACGAAGCAGGATATACAGAAGCGGAGCTGCAGGAGGACATGGCCGAGCTTCATTTTACACAGGAGAAGCCCGCCGCGCGCATTTTTCAAGCATCGATTGAATATACGCTGGATGCCGATAGCCTAGTCGCCAAAATTCCCGTTTCCAGCATCCGTTATCCGGATGAATATCCCGTTAACACTATTTCACTCCTCAGCTTTTTTGGCGCAGGAGGGACGGATGAGGACGGCTCAATGTTTGTTCCGGACGGCTCAGGCGCACTTATCCACTTTAACAATGGAAAAACCAAATATCCGGCCTATCAGCAGCTTGTCTATGGGGCGGATCAAACGATAGACAGAACCGAGAATGCTGCTAGAGAACAGAAGGTGAGGCTCCCCGTGTTCGGGATTATTCGGGAGGGCGGAGCTTTTCTCGGGATCATTGAGGAGGGCGCATCTGTTGCTACCATCCATGCGGACATTGGTGGCAGGTTAAACAGCTACAACTATGTTTATCCGAATTTCTATGTGATCAATAAGGGCACAGTTAGCCTGGATGGGAATGGGCAGCAGCGTTCTCTCCCAAAATTTCAAGAAAACCCGATGAAAAGCGATTATACTATCCGTTATGCATTTCTAAGTGGCAAGCAAGCTTCTTACCAAGGAATGGCTCGTTATTATCAGCAATATTTGGAGAAAAATAATGGATTGCTTAAGCACGAAGCAGACGATACGACAGCGGATACTCCCTTCTATTTGCAGCTCGTTGGAAGCATATCCAAGCAGAAGCACTTCGTGGGCATTCCCTATCAGGCACTTGAACCGCTTACGACATTCGAGCAAGCACAAACCATTGTCGAGCGTCTGCAGCAGCGTAAGATAAGCGATATTAAGCTCAAGTATGCGGGCTGGTTCAATGAAGGTCTCGATCATAAAGTTCCTGACCGTGTTTTGGTTGATAAGGAGATCGGGGGAAGCAAGGGAATGCAGGAATTTGTGTCGTTTGCCCAGAGCAAAGGGATTTCTCTGTTTCCGGAAGTTGCCATATTGACTGCGCTTACAGGAGAAGGGTTCAATGAGTCGGATGATGCTTCAAGAACGCTAAGAGAGGTGCCTGCTATGCTTTATCCGCTTGATCTGGCATTGAATCGCCGTGATATAACCAAATCGCCGTCCTATGTCATATCCCCACGGCTCGTCGTAGGCTATACGGATTCCATGCTCAAAGGCATTCGTGATTTTCAGACGGGAGGCCTCTCGCTGCAGGATTTGGCCGATCAATTAAATAGTGATTTCCGTAAAAACAAGCAAATAGATCGAACGGTGTCCGAAGCCATATCGGGCGAAGCGCTGGACAAAATCCGGGATGAAAAGTTGAAGGTGATGGCTAACGGCGGAAATGCCTATGCGCTGCCTTATTTGTCCGATATTACGCATGCACCGTTGTCGAGCAGCGGATTTAAGCTTGAGGATGAAGAAATACCATTCTATCAAATGGTCATTCGCGGATTTATCGAATACGCGGGGGCACCGTATAATCTTTCTACTTATACGAATGAAAAGCAATATGTGCTGAAAAATTTGGAATATGGAGCGGGCGTTTATTTCGAATGGATTTACGAGCCGAACTATAAGGTGAAGGATACTGAATACAATCATCTCTATGCTGTCAATTACAAGCTATGGATCGATAAAGCCTCGGAGATCTATCACGAAGTGAACGCCGTTCTGAGGAGCGTTCGAAACGAGCGGATTACCGCGCATGAAAAGCTGGATGAAGGCGTATATAAGACGGTTTATGGGAATGGAATATACGTGATTGTGAACTATAACCGCACTCAAGTAACGGTTGAAGGCAGGACGGTAGAAGCCGAGAGCTATATTACGGGTGGTGAACGCTCTTGA
- a CDS encoding sugar ABC transporter permease, producing the protein MKLITKLGLKQQTYAQQKAFLGFIFVLPWLLGFVFFFFIPVVSSLRYSFSTITANSEGLSIQFIGFSNFVEALTINTSFNRILTEAIVDMVINVPLIVIFSLFLAVLLNQKFFGRAVARSIFFLPVILASGVIVTLESTSLIQAVNDQNAGSSIINAFGAYELAGLMLDAGVNEDIVLYLTGAVDRIYQIVSQSGVQLLIFLAGIQTISPQLYEASKMEGATGYEAFWKITFPMVSPLILVNMIYTIIDSFSRNDMTELIRETGFTTFNFGLSSAMAWLYFLAIMIILLISSYFVSKRVFYQD; encoded by the coding sequence TTGAAGCTTATAACGAAGCTCGGGTTGAAGCAGCAGACTTATGCGCAGCAGAAGGCTTTTTTAGGTTTTATATTTGTTCTGCCCTGGCTGCTGGGATTTGTTTTTTTCTTTTTTATTCCGGTGGTCTCCTCCTTACGCTACAGCTTTAGTACTATAACGGCTAACTCGGAGGGGCTCAGCATCCAATTTATCGGATTTTCAAACTTTGTGGAGGCTTTGACGATCAATACGAGCTTTAATCGCATATTGACGGAAGCGATTGTGGATATGGTCATAAATGTACCGTTGATCGTTATATTCAGTTTGTTTTTAGCCGTATTGCTGAATCAGAAATTTTTCGGCAGAGCCGTTGCAAGGTCGATCTTTTTTCTGCCTGTCATTTTGGCCTCGGGGGTTATTGTGACGCTTGAGAGCACAAGCTTGATTCAAGCGGTCAATGACCAAAATGCGGGCTCCAGCATCATCAATGCCTTTGGCGCTTATGAGCTGGCCGGATTAATGCTTGATGCGGGAGTTAATGAAGACATTGTCTTATATCTTACAGGGGCAGTCGACCGTATTTATCAAATTGTAAGTCAATCGGGCGTGCAGCTTTTGATCTTTCTAGCGGGCATCCAGACGATATCTCCTCAGCTGTATGAGGCGTCCAAGATGGAGGGAGCTACCGGCTATGAAGCATTTTGGAAGATTACGTTTCCGATGGTCAGCCCGCTCATTCTCGTCAATATGATCTATACGATTATCGATTCGTTCTCAAGGAATGACATGACGGAATTGATTCGGGAGACAGGCTTCACCACCTTTAACTTTGGCCTCAGCTCGGCGATGGCATGGCTCTATTTTCTGGCAATCATGATTATTTTGCTGATCAGCTCGTATTTTGTATCTAAAAGGGTGTTCTACCAAGACTAA
- a CDS encoding carbohydrate ABC transporter permease encodes MIMDRLLSLESWKRWLWSFVRLTLIAGLSFVILYPILQKISTAIKSKTDLYSPIVIWIPQNYSLDNIKQAIAIMDYWQTLLNTFALSSTTTILTAASCALAGYAFARLKFKGSKLLFGGVILTIMVPPTTILIPVYLNLKDFTLMGLIPLLTGKSVNLLNTYWPFILTSVTANSLRAGLYIFIFRQFFRGVPKEVEEAAYMDGAGVGQTFLRIMLPNALPAIVTVLLFSFVWQWNDSFFTTTYLTSSKVMSTQLASLPYNLSIFLQDGASSKADPFYLSMVQDTGILLAILPLIILYLFVQRYFVESIERTGLVG; translated from the coding sequence TTGATAATGGACCGATTATTATCGCTAGAAAGCTGGAAGCGGTGGCTGTGGTCGTTCGTTCGTTTAACTTTAATCGCAGGATTATCGTTCGTTATTCTTTATCCCATTCTTCAAAAGATTTCTACAGCGATCAAATCCAAGACAGATCTGTACTCACCGATTGTGATATGGATTCCACAAAATTATTCGCTGGATAATATAAAGCAGGCAATCGCCATTATGGATTATTGGCAGACGCTGCTGAACACGTTTGCGCTGTCGTCGACAACGACCATCCTGACGGCTGCCTCCTGTGCGCTTGCGGGCTATGCTTTTGCAAGACTTAAGTTTAAAGGGAGCAAGCTGCTTTTTGGAGGCGTCATTCTAACGATCATGGTTCCGCCTACCACTATACTTATTCCCGTGTATTTAAACTTGAAGGACTTTACCCTGATGGGCTTGATTCCTTTATTGACTGGAAAATCTGTCAATTTGCTGAACACGTATTGGCCGTTTATTTTAACCTCCGTAACGGCCAATTCCTTGAGAGCAGGGCTGTATATTTTTATTTTTCGCCAATTTTTCAGAGGGGTGCCCAAGGAGGTGGAGGAGGCCGCTTATATGGATGGTGCGGGTGTCGGGCAGACGTTTTTGCGCATTATGCTGCCTAATGCGCTGCCGGCAATTGTAACCGTGTTGCTGTTCTCGTTCGTATGGCAGTGGAATGACAGCTTCTTTACGACAACCTACTTGACGTCAAGCAAAGTGATGTCTACCCAATTGGCTTCCTTGCCTTATAATTTATCGATCTTTCTTCAAGACGGCGCCTCCTCGAAAGCTGACCCGTTTTACTTGAGCATGGTACAGGATACGGGAATTCTGCTCGCGATTTTGCCGCTAATTATTCTTTATTTGTTTGTGCAGCGCTACTTTGTCGAAAGTATCGAGCGGACAGGACTTGTTGGATAA